One Carassius carassius chromosome 20, fCarCar2.1, whole genome shotgun sequence DNA segment encodes these proteins:
- the dusp12 gene encoding dual specificity protein phosphatase 12 codes for MIGVGSGLYIGCVSDLKDAQSLTDAGVTHILTVDSEEPAIPGFHTKFVRALDDASTDLLSRLDECVSFICDALSTHSESRSSAVLVHCHVGQSRSAAVVTAYLMKTQHLNLQDAYTKLQNLKPDVKMNEEFMDQLALYELMDCKVDTTNPFYKQFRLKKITEKYPELQNMPKDVFAVDPAQTQNAEAVYRCRKCRRTLFRHSSILSHSVGSGASAFAHKKTRIVSASEDQRQCTSYFIEPVQWMEPALLGVMDGQLLCPKCSSKLGSFNWYGEQCSCGRWVTPAFQMHKNRVDEIKHISTPALK; via the exons ATGATTGGAGTAGGGTCTGGGTTGTACATTGGGTGTGTGTCCGATCTGAAGGACGCTCAGAGCCTGACAGATGCAGGAGTAACACACATCCTCACCGTTGACTCAGAGGAACCTGCTATCCCTGGATTTCACACCAAATTTGTCCGAGCTCTGGATGATGCCTCCACAGATCTCCTGAGCAGACTGGATGAATGTGTCAGCTTCATATGTGATGCTCTCAGCACACACTCTGAATCCAGATCATCAGCAGTTCTTGTGCATTG ccATGTAGGGCAAAGTAGAAGTGCTGCTGTGGTGACTGCTTACCTGATGAAAACACAGCATCTGAATTTACAGGATGCATACACTAAACTCCAAAACTTAAAACCAGATGTCAA AATGAATGAAGAATTTATGGACCAGCTGGCACTTTATGAATTAATGGATTGTAAAGTAGACACCACAAATCCCTTTTATAAACAGTTTAGATTGAAGAAAATTACAGAGAAATATCCAG AACTCCAGAATATGCCAAAAGATGTCTTTGCTGTCGACCCTGCACAAACCCAGAATGCAGAAGCTGTGTACAGATGTAGAAAGTGCAG ACGCACACTTTTCCGTCACTCCAGCATTCTCAGTCACAGTGTGGGAAGTGGAGCCTCTGCGTTCGCTCATAAGAAGACAAGGATAGTGAGTGCTAGTGAAGATCAGAGACAATGCACATCCTACTTTATAGAGCCAGTGCAATGGATGGAGCCAGCCTTACTAGGTGTTATGGATGGACAG CTTTTGTGTCCTAAGTGCAGCTCAAAGCTGGGCTCCTTTAACTGGTATGGTGAACAGTGTTCGTGTGGACGCTGGGTGACACCGGCCTTCCAGATGCACAAGAACCGAGTGGATGAAATCAAACACATCAGTACGCCAGCACTCAAATGA